GTATTACCTCCAATATTCATAGCTGCCTGCAGTAAGATTAGGGGAAAATATGTTCAGCCCTCATTGGAAACAAGCTACACCGAGTAAAGAGATACTGAGTAAGGACAACACACAACCCAAAACTACATCAGTCAAGTTTCTTAGAATACTTCTATCcggaaaaagagaagaagaaagggtttTTTACAGAAACATTTTAGCCAAAACACTACTATCTGTAAAAACTAAAGCATCAGAAATAagcttttcttcatctcctGCACCTACTTGTATCTCTAATACTTATAATTCCAATGTCTGTTCTCAAACTTAATCTTAGACCCACACTCTTTCCATTATTGGTATTGCTTCTGAATCATATTTTCATTATCCAGGcctaagaaagagaaaaacaaaatgtccTCAAGCTATAAAGAAGTTCAAAGCATTGCTAAGTGTTTGGTATTTTCTAGGACCAATGGATATCTCAGAGGATAAGGATTGGAATTAAGTTCAGTCAACTGCAGAACCAATAGATTTTAGAGAGGGGAAAATAGCTCAGACTTGGGGTGAACTTCATCCAGACATGCCCAGTACCAAACAATGAGTTCTTTAGGCAATGCCTATGAACTAGAGAATTTGGCATTcttgaaataaatttaaaagcaTTTCAACCATAGGATTAAATACATATTTACAGATGATGCATAACGAAAATGAACAACAGTTCTCAACTTCAAAAGTTCTAGATGACACAAAAATAAGCAGATTGCCACCACATCCTCTGGGAAAGCCACTATGCAGAAAATCATACCAGGTAGTTCACAAAGGAAGAATCTTCAGGGGCATCAGTGGCGGTAGAGGCATTCAAAGATGGCTCCAGTGGCCCCTCCATGACCAACATGGATGGGACTGCTTCAAGTTCTTCAAACTCGCTACAATGTAACATTCAGAATGAAAATTAGATGTAACCCAACTAAGGATGCATCTCCTGATATGGCAGAGAAAATGGCATATTATATTCCCAAAAGACAAAGCTtgtaacataaaaatattagaaactACATGACCTTGATAAGAAAAGAGAAACCATACCAAAGAAGTTATCTAACAAAGAGATATTACCCCTCCTAtcaaatttccattttcaggaaatatattatataagttATTTAACATCACACCAATTCATGCAGAAGCTAAATTTATATGGCTAAAATTGGAGAAAATAATTCTGAATCTAACACagaaagtaaaaagaaaacgTATAATGCAATTGGAACTATGACCATTCCAGTTTCAATACTTATACAAGGGGGAAATTGGGGGAATAACCTTTTGCTCGAAGCTACTTTGGACTTTGGAGGAACCTTTGAGTATGCATTAAGGATcctgtaaaataaaaaacattagAATCCAAATTTGTAAATGTGGCTTATTTACATCACCATAGCTGCATGCAGACACTGATCTACGTATCCAGTAATTTCAAATCACCATTTTACTGCTTTAGATCCCATGATATGCTATGTGTTTGTTATGCATATCATATGCATGCATCTGGGACACACGTATATTCTATATGTATAATTTCTAAAGTTGCTAATGTCAAACTCTTGTAACTGCAAATCTCATGGGCAAGtattaaccaaaaataaataaatccttTATGTGGTATTTACCATCAGCCATGTGCAATTGGATGTTTTGAACTCTATAGTAAACTAACAACAAACAGTTTACAAACAAACTGGGAAGTATAAAAAGGATAAGAAAGATATTGCACCTAGTAAAGAGATTTGCAACTTCCTCACATTCACGGGGATTATAAAACCAAATTCCATTAACTTCTTGGGCTGCATTCCTATACAACAAATATGGAACTTGTACTTCATACTCAAAATCTCCCAAGAGATTCTCCACTAGGTTATCTGTACAATATAAAACCACATATTAATGTAAAATTAATACCTACAAGGGCATATGCATAGTTGTATGTAAATGCATGCACAACATATTTTACTAACATAACTAGAGGAGATATTGTAAGAAGATAGTATGTACACAATTTCCTAATAAGAATATGCTCATAAACGAAAGAGAATGACCTtatgcaaagaaaaaacactCATTTTAAAACTACCTAGAAATTTAACCACTTagttccattttcttttctgggataagaaacaaagtttagaGCCTAGTTCATAGGTTAGACAAGAAGCTAAAAGTAGATTTCTTGTGACAGGCAACCAGTTACCTCTGAACTTTAGCTCTCAAATCATTGTTTCTCTTactgaatttattttctatggcACTTAAAAAACAAGCTCCATCTTTTATCAACTTTGTGACAATTTTGACTTTACATTGATCTATTTCTCAAATTTGCATGAACATGAATATCATGCCACTTTGAAGAGACCAAAAATCCCAAGCTTCTCATCATCTGATATGAATCAATCTTCAGAATTATCCATAGATCAGTGACGTGCTTGAACCATAAGTTTcgcttatttatattttttgagGAAGCAGACTAAACCATTTATTTTTACTTCTTATCTTCGCTTAAAAGACTGTCCAAAGAAACATTTAATCACAGCAGAGAAAATGGTAATGATGATTGATACAAACAGTAGCAAACCAGCAAGTCAGATATAGATTTTACCATAGTGGTAAAATGCGCTACAATACTGTGATACCAAATGGAAATCAATAAAGAGCATACCTCAAATATAAACTACAGTGAACAGTGAGAATCGGTACCTGTATTACGCCGATTCATTACAATGAACTGGAACCGTGGTTGAGTATTCCTTAACAATACAATAGTATCAATATTAGGTAAGTCAACCATCTTTATGAATAAACAAAATACTCGTTCCTTGATAATACAACAGTTTAAGACTAGGTGAGCCAATCatcaatataaataaacacaaCCCATAGAAAAATTcactcaaaattttaaaggaaCAAAATGCAAGCTTACTACCAAAACAGATACAAAACaatcacccaaaaaagaattatttACCTTTTAACAACAAAGAGAGACCCTTCAACATCCTTGCGACTCTGCAAAAATCCAAACATATTTTGAAAACTATTAGATATTAATGTAACCAGTAGAACAAGTCAACTATTAATTTGGTTTAATTCTGAAAACCCTTGCATCTTCTTATGTTTCACTTAATTTTCTCGGCAACCAAGCGGAGAAGTGAAATACGATTGAGAAACGAACCCATTGATTGCTCTCGATGTTGAATTCGTAGAAGGTTACATGCGCGGCCGTAATCAGAATCTCTTCGATGAAGGGATCGATTCTCTGCAGCACCGTGAGATTGAGCATTTTGGTGCTTTGCTGATCGAGATTTGGCATCAATTTCCCCGTCTGAGACATTTTTGATTGGCGGAGAACAACCTTAAACCCTAGAGGTGATTTCCCTTTGAACTTTCCGTTTTATTTTCCCGGGAAGTTACAGAAGCTAAGCTAAGGGaatggagagggagagggagagagagagagagagagggtaaGCGTGTGATGGAAGAACAGTGTTCCAATGGAGTTACACAGATTTGCTGCGCTTACTTATTATTGTCAAATTACAATAATGTCCTCACCATCTCGGTTATGTAGTGGGCTTGGAGGCCCATTTTGTCAGACACATGCAGGACCATAGTCCAATGTCTCCAAAAAgacaacagaaaaaataaaaataaaagtctaACTTTGTAGATTCTTGTGGTCAACCCATGAAAAACCTAGACGGTAGGATTGCATATATGTCGCAAATTAAATCAACTCATATATTTAATGAATACAATTTaacaattgaaattaaaaatatataattaattcaaaaatcTCTTTCGTTTGGTATCCGAACTTCAAAAATCTATatccaaattcacaaaaacctTACACTTAAATCCTCATGTTAGCAACCTTTAAGAATTATGTTAAATACTAATGTTAAGACCACACTTTAGTTTTTTGTGCACTGAATATGATGAGAAAATCAGGACATATATTTGGTAGGAAATTAATGCTGAGATTGTTGATTTTGGGGCTCAAATatcctctcttcttctccacaAAATCCTCAATCAATAGGCCTTGTTTGATATCctactaaaaaaagaaaaagaaaattatgattctttttgaaaacatgaattttcaaatagtgattttaaaatctaaaaacttgtttggtattcaactccaaattatttttaagatctacaaagattgaaattaaaatcagaaaatcagAAACCCAAGATtcccatttttaaaaataggcCTACTAAACGGATTTTTATAGTTTTGGActtaaaatatgtttttgagtttataaaATTAGATCCAAGTAGTATGCCAGACCTACCCataccatcttctttttttttttttctgtaacACCAgattgttgtaattttttttttctttttccaaatacaataagaaaaataaataaatagaactGATTATATATTGAatgattttaattgtttaggactctcaaacaaacaaaaaagccTAAATCCAAGGAAGCTGCTGGTTCTATGTAATTGGAGGCCTCATTGAAGTGTAGCACAAGAAACAAACTCTATCACTTGGGTTCTGAAAGCTCCATcagttgaagatgaagaaaccaGTGCAAGTCTATATCACTTCGGTTCTGAAAGCATGCCGCCGGAGGAACTAT
Above is a genomic segment from Prunus dulcis chromosome 7, ALMONDv2, whole genome shotgun sequence containing:
- the LOC117633813 gene encoding mRNA-decapping enzyme-like protein, producing the protein MSQTGKLMPNLDQQSTKMLNLTVLQRIDPFIEEILITAAHVTFYEFNIESNQWSRKDVEGSLFVVKRNTQPRFQFIVMNRRNTDNLVENLLGDFEYEVQVPYLLYRNAAQEVNGIWFYNPRECEEVANLFTRILNAYSKVPPKSKVASSKSEFEELEAVPSMLVMEGPLEPSLNASTATDAPEDSSFVNYLAAMNIGGNTTNPTNSRQAYHSAGTVPASSYAPSAVSPPAPTPQPPPLSLSVPSTPTPQHVPSDLTTSNNRVTNLIKPSSFFPLPASSSSLIIPPVASAVPTAAALHPPLNLQRPYGTPMLQPFPPPTPPPSLTPNSAPLAPNDGPLINREKVREALLMLVQDDQFIDMLYQALLKVHHT